DNA sequence from the Dunckerocampus dactyliophorus isolate RoL2022-P2 chromosome 4, RoL_Ddac_1.1, whole genome shotgun sequence genome:
ATATGCAGCACCAACTGTCcaagacaagaaataacatcaTTGATTGTTTCATCCAACATTACTTTGCGTTCAAAGGTCATGGGGATAAAATGCACTGCTGCATAGACGGTGTAGGCCGGAGGTCGAGCTTCTGTGTTTACTGTCTAACATTTGTTGTTTATGTCCATTTTTAATACATTGTGTTAGAGTTTGCTGAGTACCTTTCTAATCAAGTGGAGTTTCCCTGACAAACATAACACTTGTGAGCTGACAGGCTGGGGACTCCCGTTACTATAAGGTCTACGTTCCCAAAGTGGAGTATGCGTACCCAAGGGCCAAGAGCACCATAAAGGGGAGAAAACTCAGGACAGGTCAAAGAGCCCATGACTGACAGGGGCCCTAGGAAACAAGGTAGGTAAACAATATTGCTATCGGGTTGTGATTTCTTTTAATATAGTcagaaaatgattaaaataatcTCTTGTAATTTGGTAGTAACACttaaatatccacattgacTAAAAGTAAACTTCCATATTAAGTGACCACCTCCCTATAGCTACATGAAAGGGTTTGGTCCATAACAACATTTATGTGCTTCATAGCTGCAGCGTGTTGCGTGTCAGTCGGCAGTTAATTAGGTtcattatttcaagttaatttcaATTTAAGTTCAAGTGTGCAGGAGTTAAGGCTGGTTCATACTTTCCCCTCGAACGAGCCGCGCGGAAAAGAGCTGCGCGGAAAAGAGCTGCGCAGAAATCCGCTCGAGAGACGGTGTGACTATACTCCGTGCGGCGTCTGCTCCCAAGCTGCAGGGGGCAGTATATCAAAAACACGTGTCTATCACGGTACTAACCTAGAGCGGAAgaagtttgccattgtttaTTTGACTTCCAACATGGCGACGCTTGcggaattgtgttgtatttatttcctgttgcgacagaaaaggaagagaaggtggTCCACTCGTCCTTTGAATAGGAGTGCTGCAATCGCAGCTCGTGATTCTTCCCGCCACAGGGACTTGTACCCCGACACGAGAATGAGCTTACAAAAGGCATGCTGAACacgacaaaagaaaataaaaaccaagcaacttgacttaaaacacaacttgtttcagtgtttctttatgCTTACTACTGACGTCGCGGTCGGCTGCCTCGTATGACTGCCGGTATTTCTGTACTGAACAGCTGCGAGGATCTGCTCGTCTGCCATTTTTCCCGCGTGTCTCTGTCCGCGTAGTTAGAAAACTTGGGAGGTGCGCAGAGCGGGAATTTTCCGCATGAAAAGGGCCGCTCGAGTGGGCGAGTGTgtgaaaatgacgtcatttgtcCGTACGGACTTCGCGGATGCggaaagcataaaacaggcttAAGGGGtacatgtctgaaggggtacgcaactgtaaaatgtttgggaaccactgctacAAGGTCATGTGCTGCCCTCTATTGAAGTAATTGAATATGAGCCAGTAGTCCTTGGATTTTTGGTTTTACGTATAAAACGTCATTGAATCAAAATTTTGGGCACATCAATTTAAAACATATGTGGAGTATGTTCTTGTAGagtaatttttaaatttatatcCAAGTTAATACACAGTAATTAATCATAATGTTATGTGACGTCTATGCTTACTTATAAAtaattacttacttacttataaTTAATTtggacaattttaaataagaataaatagaaCATACATTGTTTTATGTCCTATTATACAATACGTACACTATACAAgtaatggttaaaaaaagcaCTAGAGGACGTATGGAAAAAGAGTACTTCCGTGTTTCTCACCCACGAAGAAGAAGGTCGTCTTTCCCATCCAATCAAAACACACAGTGAATTTGAAAACGCCTGTATGGTTTTGAATTGTGGCGGTGAGACGTTTATCCGCAAGGACTCAAGTCGATTTTTAAAGCACGTACTTTAGTTTAAAATTAACATGGCGCAGTTTAATGATGAAAACcttaagatgtatttttatgagaacaGGCTGAAAACTTTTGAGGGGTGGCCATTCGACGAAGACTGCGCATGTACACCGGAAAATGTAAGTTTTGTCCAAACCGCGAACCAGTAGCATTAAAACAGTAGATCATTCAATAAATACGTTTCTTAAATTGTTTAGGGTGTATATGTATGATTATCACGCCACTTGTAGCGTTGTTTTGAAGCATCTACAGTAGACGTCTAATAGTTAGCATTTGATACATTAGCTACTGTTGATTTGGACTAACACAGCAATACTGCTAATTTTTAAGTTGGTTAAGTTGGTTTAgttgagatatatatatatatatatatatatatatatatatatatatatatatatatatatatatatacacacacacacacacacgggaccACTGCTCAGCTATCATTTAAATGCCTTACCTGACATTTAAGTTAAGATAAATACAACTCAAATAGCCTCATCGAAATACCTACTGTAATCAACTTAAACTGATTTTTATGATGTTTTCGCAGATGGCTAAAGCTGGTTTCATTCACACACCTTCAGACAACAGCCCAGATTCAGCCATGTGTTTCTTCTGCCTTAAAGAGTTGGAGGGCTGGGAGCCAGAGGATGACCCAGAGTAAGATGGACATGGTACTCTTGAGTCATGCATGTCAACGCCTGCACAATTTAAATGAAGATGTCAGGATCATAATCGAAATACTGAGGAAATTGCACTCAACTGCATTCTGGTGTCTCTGTTTAACAGAAAAGAACACAAATCTCACTCACCTGCCTGCCACTTCATTACCCTGAAGAAAAAAGTGGAAGATCTGACTGTGGAAGAGTTCTTCAAGCTCCAGAAAGAGAAAAGCAAAAACATAATTGTATGTTTTCAAGAACACCTCCATAACCTACTGACTGATAGATACATTTCGTTATTTCATACTTAATGAAACACCCACATTACCATGAGGCCAGTGCATCTAATGAAGCCATTTCTTCCACTTGCAGAACAAATGTGACGAGGACATCAACAAATTTGAGGAGGCAGCAAGATTGAAAAGAGCAGAAATAGTCAAGTTGGGCAAATAAAGCAGGGACAGTGAAGAATGCTTCGGTCTGCCCTTAAATAAATTGGACACTGTTATTGCacgtatttgtacattttttattgtacaGTTTTTGTATATACACTAGTATAGTATACCTACAAGTATAACAGTAAATGTTAGGATATGAAGTACTGTATAAGGCTATCTCTATTGGTATTTCatgtcatcaaaaaaaaaaaggcccttCCTCATGAACATCCTTTTCCTCCTTGCAAATACTCCCAGCTCTCCGAGGAAACACGggtgaaatacagtatgtaagcaTATTAAATGTGATGTTCATTGCGTCAACCAACGTAGAAGTTCTTTTTAGTGCTTCCCTCTGAGTTTCTGAAATCCCAGTGGCTGAATTTAATTTTTTGGTGTCTTCATGTGTGTGTCCACCATGTCGTTTCGCCTTTTAGGGATGTTCAGAACTTATAACTGTGACAGGATGTAAACTTCTGACTGGTTAAGACTCTTAAAGTTCCTCCTGTGTGAGAAAACAAGCTAATAACATCCAGACCTTCCACCTTTAAAAGGAGGGGGAATTCAAAAACCAAAGGAGTTATGAGGAAAGTATTGTGCATGCCAAATTGGTCATCAACAGCAGCCTTTCTAGTCATAATACATTAAACCcaccaaaatgaaaacaatattcTAAACACTTATAGTCACTGGTGTCAAGTTCCTACGTAATACTGGCTTCCTAATGGAAATTATGGTGCATTTGCTTTAACACTACAcaaatttatatacagtatagtgtaaTGTATTGATTGCAGTGTGGTACTGGTCCTTTCCACTCACTGGAACATTGCTTTATTGAACATTTGATTGTCGCCTCATGCTGAAGACTGCATCTTTTAATCGTTACATCTATCACAATGAGTAGATTAGAAGAAAAATATCCAAACATGTAATTTTATACACCATatcaatatattcatattttatgacTGTGTGCTCCAGGACACATTTTTAGAGTAACAAATGGATATGCAAAAGccattttgtaaataaaaatgtttgtgtcaacagaaaacatccatcttctacgctgagtatcctcaccagggtcgtgagtatgcttgagcctatcccagttgactttgggtgagaggcggggtacaccctggactggttgccagtccatcgcagggcacatatagacaaacattcacactcacattcaacagaaaacacacagtaactataaaataaatatatataataagaaataaattagaAGACCAGGAGGTAAAGAATATAACACTCACTGACGAACCTGTGCTCCCACATCCACTTTACTTAAGCTTGAATGTTCAGACATCTTTGTGAAAACAAGTAACAAtgacatgttattttttatgacaaagaGAACCTTActgggttttttaaaataatgtaaacacTGCTTTGCTATGAGTTGACTCAATATAAGTGAGTGAATGTTAGCTGTCAACCGTAATCAGTGATTTTAGCTGTGgttccttgttaaaacacaactGGAGTGTGGCTCACATCTCTGCATGGCATCACTACAGTCCTCCAGTTCTTCTTTCTCCCGCCAGCTCTGTCTTCAGCATTTGTGCTTATCACGCTGATTACGTTCTCAGCAGGTCGGAGCCTACCTTGCTTGTGTTGTAAACTACTCTCATAAGATTTGCACTCAGCGTTTATCTCGTCTTTTATCCATCTCCTTTCGAATGCGGGCCTCCAAGGCTGCTCTCATAGCTGAATCCAGGATGTTCTTCTCCGCAACACGTTCTACCACCCTTGCTGGTGCATCGTCCTTTAGGAGCAtagaaaaacaatcaaaatgtgCATGAGCACAGTGCGATGCAGAAACATCAACAGAGGGGAGCTACAGTAACCTTGTGCACAAGGAAGGATGTAATGGTCCCTGAGTCCGCTTGATAGTCAAGCCAGAAGAGTTCAGTTCCCTGCGTCTCCGTCTCTGTACTCGAGCCACTCTCATTCCACTCCTCTGTCTCAGCGCTGGCCCCTGGCTCGGAATCGTCTAGAAAATTACAGTTAGTACATGTGACTTCCATACTACCCTGCAGACTGATTGTAATCAATAAATATCATCTTACATCGTCTTCGGGGATGGTACACCTGAATGTCAGGTCTCCGTGGTCGCCGAGGAGTTGTGGTGTGCCTCCGCCGCTGGAGCTCTTTGGCCAATTTCACTTCTTTGTCATAGTCATCTCTTGAAGGCAAACAACAGCGTTAGATGGCATTATACACTGTAATTTACAAATAGTTAATTCTGAATAAACAACAAGTTAGCTTTGCTGTGGTTTACGACAGAAAAGTTTAGTTCCAAAAGAAACAAGATTATAATTTACATGGATTACTATTATTAAATATGCAGTATTTGTAAAAGCAGAACTTTGTATAAAgataatgtatttaattatgTGACTAGTGGGTGTACCCCTTTTGTTTTAAAACCGTACTACGCGTCATAATAGAGTGAATAAACTAGATTaggcatattttttattttacgaATGTTAGTCTctgtttattctcatcataacACCCAATTTCCTCCTACATAACAATCCTATGTTTTAAGTGTGTGATACCAAAACAGAGTGAAATCTACAACTCGAACactcatattttatttgcatataCGTTATGAGCACACTGGACTGTTTGGTTAACTCTATGAATAACTAGTTGTGATAGAAGCCACATGCATCAGATGTTTGTCTATCAAGCTCTGACTAACATGGTAGCAGCTAGCATTAGCTGAACCCACCTGGCGATCTGGTTCCTGCGGATATGGTGCAAGAAGCCATGGCTCATATCCAGACGCCCCCCGGGTTTGTACTTCAGCTCATGAGTTTCGTCGTCCCTTAAAATGTCCATCTCAACAGACACAACCCACAAAGATGATAGTATGATTACACCCCAAACACAGAATGACGAACAAGAGTTTGACAAAAAGCTACATGGCTAGCTGCTAGTACATTGGTGGCCAACTAAAACACTTCCAGAGTGAACGGATTATGGGCCagttttccattcatccattaatccatcaatccatcaatccattttctctgccgcATATCCTCATAAAAAAACTCTGCCGGTATTTATGAAAGGAGATGAAGCCATtgattgaaataaaatattaaaaataaatatttttgtccaaCTAAATCGTAACACGGAACAGGAAAAGTTACTTGAcgtgaattattttttaaatattaaaaataataataataataataatggagaGTGTAGATTAAACAATATTACAGgctatacatttataatacaagTTCACCAACTGTTAATACAGAATACTGTACTTGGTTAGTTTTTGTGACATCCACCAATATGCTATTACGGTGACGTCGCACGGCGGCTTCCGGCGCGGTTTGTGTTCCTTAAACCATTCATTTgtccaaaataaagttgtatatcCTCGTTTATTCGACCCGAAACCTACATTAAAAAAGCTGCAATGGTTTCTCTGAAGCGAGAAAGAGAAGATGAGTtggacgacgacgacgacgaggaTGACGGAGGTGAGTTTTATGTATGCTACTTCACTGCAGCCTACACGAGAATGAATTAGCTAGTAGCTAACGACAGCATTACAAGGAGATAGTTACTTGCTTAACACCGGTTGATACAGACATAGACAACATAGTTTATTAAACGTTATGCAAAGGCCATTCCCTGATGCTGAACTTGTTCGACATATTAATAGTCCCCCATCCATTCATCTGCTATGTAGGTTTGCTGGCTAGCATGTTTAGCTTGCAATGTCTCATCTCACTTTTACTTCATGTTGCAGTGCCAGTCAAAATAGGACGAGGACGTGTAGTAGAGGATCGAAGAAGCCGACACTGTCCATATCTTGACACCATAAACAGGCAAGATGCATTTAACGTGTAGGGGAGCCTGAGGTAAGATGAGCCAGTGGATACGTTGATGCACCCCTTCTAGCTAACCGCGCGCATGTCAAAGTTCAGTTTCTGCATATCAGGTTAAATAACCGCGGTGTCACGGCAAATATATCCAGGTctaaaattatatattatacatgtaaCCCATAAAATCACGTGAATCATTTTCCTAAAGATTAGCCAGAATTTCTAAGCttgcctgtttttttccccccaaaacgGTGGCT
Encoded proteins:
- the LOC129179827 gene encoding baculoviral IAP repeat-containing protein 5-like, encoding MAQFNDENLKMYFYENRLKTFEGWPFDEDCACTPENMAKAGFIHTPSDNSPDSAMCFFCLKELEGWEPEDDPEKEHKSHSPACHFITLKKKVEDLTVEEFFKLQKEKSKNIINKCDEDINKFEEAARLKRAEIVKLGK
- the c4h2orf68 gene encoding UPF0561 protein C2orf68 homolog; its protein translation is MDILRDDETHELKYKPGGRLDMSHGFLHHIRRNQIARDDYDKEVKLAKELQRRRHTTTPRRPRRPDIQVYHPRRRYDSEPGASAETEEWNESGSSTETETQGTELFWLDYQADSGTITSFLVHKDDAPARVVERVAEKNILDSAMRAALEARIRKEMDKRRDKR